The following are encoded together in the Neomonachus schauinslandi chromosome 15, ASM220157v2, whole genome shotgun sequence genome:
- the DHRS7C gene encoding dehydrogenase/reductase SDR family member 7C isoform X1 produces the protein MGVTAVLMLPLLLLGISGLLFIYQEVSRLWSKSAVQNKVVVITDAISGLGKECARVFHTGGARLVLCGKNWERLEILYDALISVADPSKQTFTPKLVLLDLSDISCAQDVAKEVLDCYGCVDILINNASMKIKGPAHKISLELDKKIMDANYFGPITLTKALLPDMISRRTGQIVLVNNIQGKLGIPFRTAYAASKHAALGFFDCLRAEVEEYDVVVSTVSPTFIRSYHIDPGQGNWEASIWKFFFRKLTYGVHPVDVAEEVMRTVRRKKQEVFMANPIPKAAMYIRTFFPEFFFAVVACGVKEKLNVPEEG, from the exons ATGGGAGTCACAGCCGTGCTCATGTTGCCTCTGCTACTCCTGGGAATCAGTGGCCTGCTCTTCATCTACCAAGAGGTGTCCCGCCTGTGGTCAAAGTCAGCGGTGCAGAACAAAGTGGTGGTGATCACTGATGCCATCTCAGGACTGGGCAAGG AGTGTGCTCGGGTGTTCCACACTGGTGGGGCAAGGCTGGTGCTGTGTGGCAAGAACTGGGAGAGGCTAGAGATCCTGTATGACGCCCTCATCAGCGTGGCTGACCCCAGCAAG CAGACATTCACCCCAAAGCTGGTCCTCTTGGACCTCTCGGACATCAGCTGTGCCCAGGATGTGGCCAAAGAGGTCCTGGACTGTTATGGCTGTGTGGACATCCTCATCAACAATGCCAGCATGAAGATCAAGGGGCCTGCCCATAAGATTTCTCTGGAGCTTGACAAGAAGATCATGGACGCCAATTACTTTGGGCCCATCACACTGACCAAAG CCCTGCTTCCCGACATGATCTCCCGGAGGACGGGCCAGATTGTGTTAGTGAATAACATCCAAGGGAAGCTTGGAATCCCATTCCGCACAGCTT ATGCTGCCTCCAAGCACGCGGCCCTGGGCTTCTTCGACTGCCTCCGAGCCGAAGTAGAGGAATACGATGTTGTCGTCAGCACTGTGAGCCCCACTTTCATCCGGTCCTACCACATTGATCCAGGCCAAGGAAACTGGGAGGCCTCCATCTGGAAAT TCTTTTTCAGGAAGCTGACCTACGGGGTGCACCCTGTGGACGTGGCCGAGGAGGTGATGCGCACCgtgagaaggaagaaacaagagGTCTTCATGGCCAACCCCATCCCCAAGGCCGCCATGTACATCCGCACCTTCTTCCCAGAGTTCTTTTTTGCTGTGGTGGCCTGTGGGGTGAAGGAGAAACTCAATGTCCCAGAGGAGGGCTAA
- the DHRS7C gene encoding dehydrogenase/reductase SDR family member 7C isoform X2: MGVTAVLMLPLLLLGISGLLFIYQEVSRLWSKSAVQNKVVVITDAISGLGKECARVFHTGGARLVLCGKNWERLEILYDALISVADPSKTFTPKLVLLDLSDISCAQDVAKEVLDCYGCVDILINNASMKIKGPAHKISLELDKKIMDANYFGPITLTKALLPDMISRRTGQIVLVNNIQGKLGIPFRTAYAASKHAALGFFDCLRAEVEEYDVVVSTVSPTFIRSYHIDPGQGNWEASIWKFFFRKLTYGVHPVDVAEEVMRTVRRKKQEVFMANPIPKAAMYIRTFFPEFFFAVVACGVKEKLNVPEEG; the protein is encoded by the exons ATGGGAGTCACAGCCGTGCTCATGTTGCCTCTGCTACTCCTGGGAATCAGTGGCCTGCTCTTCATCTACCAAGAGGTGTCCCGCCTGTGGTCAAAGTCAGCGGTGCAGAACAAAGTGGTGGTGATCACTGATGCCATCTCAGGACTGGGCAAGG AGTGTGCTCGGGTGTTCCACACTGGTGGGGCAAGGCTGGTGCTGTGTGGCAAGAACTGGGAGAGGCTAGAGATCCTGTATGACGCCCTCATCAGCGTGGCTGACCCCAGCAAG ACATTCACCCCAAAGCTGGTCCTCTTGGACCTCTCGGACATCAGCTGTGCCCAGGATGTGGCCAAAGAGGTCCTGGACTGTTATGGCTGTGTGGACATCCTCATCAACAATGCCAGCATGAAGATCAAGGGGCCTGCCCATAAGATTTCTCTGGAGCTTGACAAGAAGATCATGGACGCCAATTACTTTGGGCCCATCACACTGACCAAAG CCCTGCTTCCCGACATGATCTCCCGGAGGACGGGCCAGATTGTGTTAGTGAATAACATCCAAGGGAAGCTTGGAATCCCATTCCGCACAGCTT ATGCTGCCTCCAAGCACGCGGCCCTGGGCTTCTTCGACTGCCTCCGAGCCGAAGTAGAGGAATACGATGTTGTCGTCAGCACTGTGAGCCCCACTTTCATCCGGTCCTACCACATTGATCCAGGCCAAGGAAACTGGGAGGCCTCCATCTGGAAAT TCTTTTTCAGGAAGCTGACCTACGGGGTGCACCCTGTGGACGTGGCCGAGGAGGTGATGCGCACCgtgagaaggaagaaacaagagGTCTTCATGGCCAACCCCATCCCCAAGGCCGCCATGTACATCCGCACCTTCTTCCCAGAGTTCTTTTTTGCTGTGGTGGCCTGTGGGGTGAAGGAGAAACTCAATGTCCCAGAGGAGGGCTAA